In one Streptomyces sp. NBC_00597 genomic region, the following are encoded:
- a CDS encoding type 1 glutamine amidotransferase domain-containing protein, whose protein sequence is MSRKILVIVSEHGYWAEELIGPVSKFDERGYEVVFATPTGKRAHALPPSLDANFIDPPLGRSVTTEENARLGREFEQSSRLDSPLDIEAWVPERPYTSDEGYLPKLEQYHRDLDKLESDIAGYDAILIVGGSGPIVDLANNERVHALILAFKKAGKVVAAECYGVACLAFARDWGDRKSIIWGKHVTGHCKEYDYKDGTGFLGTDFNMGPPPYPLEYILRDATGPRGAYHGNFGHPLSVIVDFPFVTGRSTPDSYLTGQKIVEVLEEGLTRYGW, encoded by the coding sequence GTGAGCAGAAAGATTCTGGTCATTGTCTCCGAACACGGTTACTGGGCCGAAGAACTGATAGGCCCCGTGTCGAAGTTCGATGAGCGGGGCTACGAAGTCGTATTCGCCACGCCGACCGGAAAGCGTGCGCACGCTCTTCCGCCGAGCCTCGACGCGAACTTCATCGACCCTCCACTGGGACGCTCGGTCACCACCGAGGAGAACGCCCGGCTGGGGCGGGAGTTCGAGCAGTCGAGCCGGCTGGACTCGCCGCTCGACATCGAGGCGTGGGTCCCGGAGCGGCCGTACACGAGCGACGAGGGCTACCTGCCCAAGCTTGAGCAGTACCACCGCGATCTGGACAAGCTGGAGTCGGACATCGCCGGCTACGACGCGATCCTGATCGTCGGCGGCAGCGGGCCCATCGTCGACCTCGCCAACAACGAGCGCGTGCACGCCCTGATCCTCGCCTTCAAGAAGGCCGGCAAGGTCGTGGCGGCCGAGTGCTACGGCGTGGCCTGCCTGGCCTTCGCCCGCGACTGGGGCGACCGCAAGAGCATCATCTGGGGCAAGCACGTGACCGGGCACTGCAAGGAGTACGACTACAAGGACGGCACCGGGTTCCTCGGTACCGACTTCAACATGGGCCCGCCGCCGTACCCGCTGGAGTACATCCTGCGCGATGCGACCGGCCCGCGCGGGGCGTACCACGGGAACTTCGGCCACCCGCTTTCGGTGATCGTCGACTTCCCGTTCGTGACCGGCCGCTCCACCCCCGATTCGTATCTCACGGGGCAGAAGATCGTGGAAGTCCTGGAGGAAGGCCTCACCCGCTACGGGTGGTGA
- a CDS encoding barstar family protein, giving the protein MTLDPQPIAPALARAEEAGWTTLRVDLGGVHGKAELLRRWGAALDVPEWFGENWDALADALIDLSWLPAAPGRLVVVTSWSSYAGARPGEWETLREVLEEAVAFWRDADGGALAVVLAQAPDVPRSPSRR; this is encoded by the coding sequence ATGACCCTGGATCCGCAGCCGATCGCCCCGGCGCTGGCCCGAGCCGAGGAGGCGGGCTGGACGACGCTGCGGGTGGACCTGGGCGGCGTACACGGCAAGGCCGAGCTGCTGCGGCGGTGGGGTGCGGCGCTGGACGTGCCGGAGTGGTTCGGGGAGAACTGGGACGCGCTGGCCGATGCCCTGATCGATCTGTCGTGGTTGCCGGCCGCGCCGGGGCGCCTGGTGGTGGTGACGTCGTGGTCGTCGTACGCGGGGGCGCGGCCGGGGGAGTGGGAGACGCTGCGGGAGGTCCTGGAGGAGGCCGTCGCGTTCTGGCGCGATGCCGACGGAGGGGCGTTGGCCGTGGTCCTGGCCCAGGCCCCGGATGTTCCGCGGAGTCCGTCCCGGCGCTGA
- a CDS encoding putative quinol monooxygenase produces the protein MTTTVEYIRYRIALDDQQAFEDSYRQAAEALAASPECIDYELARCEEENDRERYILRIRWTSVDAHLNGFRKGEHFPAFFSAIRPYVKAIEEMQHYRVTDVAGPGKAAPQS, from the coding sequence ATGACCACCACCGTCGAATACATCCGCTACCGGATCGCATTGGACGACCAGCAGGCCTTCGAGGACTCGTACCGGCAGGCCGCGGAGGCCCTGGCCGCGTCACCCGAGTGCATCGACTACGAGCTGGCCCGCTGCGAGGAGGAGAACGACCGGGAGCGCTACATCCTCCGCATCCGCTGGACCTCGGTCGACGCCCACCTCAACGGATTCCGCAAGGGCGAGCACTTCCCGGCGTTCTTCAGCGCGATCCGCCCGTACGTGAAGGCCATCGAGGAGATGCAGCACTACCGCGTCACCGACGTGGCCGGCCCCGGAAAGGCCGCACCCCAGTCATGA
- the rpe gene encoding ribulose-phosphate 3-epimerase, protein MAAQIYPSILSADFARLAEEAKAVEGADWLHVDVMDNHFVPNLTLGVPVVESLSRATDIPLDLHLMIENPDRWAPQYVEAGAGSVTFHAEAAAAPVRLAREIRAKGARASMALKPATPIEQYEDILPELDMLLIMTVEPGFGGQPFLDIMLPKIRRTRELIAKHGLELWLQVDGGVSATTIERCAEAGADVFVAGSAVYGAVDPSAAVRTLREQADVAIAAAPWACDH, encoded by the coding sequence ATGGCCGCTCAGATTTATCCCAGCATCCTGTCCGCCGACTTCGCCCGCCTCGCCGAGGAGGCGAAGGCCGTGGAGGGGGCCGACTGGCTGCATGTCGACGTCATGGACAACCATTTCGTCCCGAACCTCACCCTCGGTGTGCCCGTCGTGGAGTCCCTGAGTCGCGCCACGGACATCCCGCTGGACCTGCACCTCATGATCGAGAACCCGGACCGGTGGGCTCCGCAGTACGTCGAGGCCGGAGCCGGGTCGGTCACCTTCCACGCCGAGGCCGCCGCCGCGCCCGTGCGGCTCGCGCGGGAGATCCGGGCCAAGGGCGCCCGCGCGTCCATGGCGCTCAAGCCGGCCACGCCGATCGAGCAGTACGAGGACATCCTCCCCGAGCTCGACATGCTGCTGATCATGACGGTCGAGCCGGGCTTCGGCGGCCAGCCCTTCCTCGACATCATGCTCCCCAAGATCCGCCGTACTCGGGAGCTCATCGCCAAGCACGGCCTGGAGCTGTGGCTCCAGGTCGACGGCGGGGTCTCGGCCACGACCATCGAGCGGTGCGCCGAGGCCGGCGCCGATGTGTTCGTCGCGGGAAGCGCCGTCTACGGGGCGGTCGACCCGTCCGCGGCCGTGCGTACTTTGCGGGAGCAGGCCGACGTCGCGATCGCCGCGGCGCCCTGGGCTTGTGACCACTGA
- a CDS encoding transcription antitermination factor NusB — MSEQSRPPRSAAGQRPAKPYRRPKKDPVRMLAFEALRAVGERDAYANLVLPPLLRKARQDENFLARDAALATELVYGTLRRQGTYDAVIKACIDRPLREVDPPVLDVLSLGAHQLLGTRIPTHAAVSASVELARVVLGDGRAKFVNAVLRKIAAHDLDGWLERVAPPYEDDAEEHLAVYHSHPRWVVSALWDALGGGRAGIEDLLEADNERPEVTLVARPGRSTTEELVEAVGEDSALPGRWSPYAVRMAEGGEPGALEAVREGRAGVQDEGSQLVAMALAAAPVEGSDERWLDGCAGPGGKAALLAALAAQRGAFLLASEKQPHRARLVERALAGNPGPYQVIAADGTRPPWRPGTFDRVLMDVPCSGLGALRRRPEARWRRRPEDLEGLAPLQRALLREALSAVRIGGVVGYATCSPHLAETRVVVDDVIKGRGAGASPVSVELIDARPYMAGVPALGDGPDVQLWPHLHGTDAMYLALIRRTG, encoded by the coding sequence GTGAGCGAACAGTCCCGTCCCCCGCGCAGCGCCGCAGGCCAGCGGCCGGCCAAGCCGTACCGCCGCCCCAAGAAGGACCCCGTCCGGATGCTCGCCTTCGAGGCGCTCCGGGCGGTGGGCGAACGCGACGCGTACGCGAACCTCGTCCTGCCCCCGCTGCTGCGCAAGGCCCGCCAGGACGAGAACTTCCTGGCGCGGGACGCCGCGCTGGCCACCGAGCTGGTGTACGGCACGCTGCGCCGGCAAGGCACGTACGACGCAGTCATCAAGGCCTGCATCGACCGGCCGCTGCGGGAGGTGGACCCGCCGGTCCTGGACGTGCTCTCGCTCGGCGCCCACCAGCTGCTCGGTACCCGCATCCCCACGCACGCGGCGGTCTCCGCCAGCGTGGAGCTCGCCCGCGTGGTGCTCGGCGACGGACGCGCCAAGTTCGTGAACGCCGTACTGCGCAAGATCGCCGCGCACGACCTCGACGGCTGGCTGGAGCGGGTCGCCCCGCCGTACGAGGACGACGCCGAGGAACACCTCGCGGTCTACCACTCCCACCCGAGGTGGGTCGTCAGCGCCCTGTGGGACGCACTCGGCGGCGGCCGGGCCGGCATCGAGGACCTCCTCGAAGCGGACAACGAGCGGCCCGAAGTCACACTGGTCGCACGGCCCGGACGGTCCACGACCGAGGAACTGGTCGAAGCGGTCGGCGAGGACTCGGCGCTGCCGGGGCGCTGGTCGCCGTACGCCGTCCGGATGGCCGAGGGCGGCGAGCCCGGCGCACTGGAGGCCGTCCGAGAGGGCCGCGCCGGCGTCCAGGACGAGGGCAGCCAGCTGGTGGCGATGGCCCTGGCGGCGGCGCCGGTCGAAGGCAGCGACGAGCGCTGGCTCGACGGCTGCGCGGGCCCCGGCGGCAAGGCCGCCCTGCTCGCCGCCCTGGCGGCCCAGCGCGGGGCGTTCCTGCTGGCTTCCGAGAAGCAGCCGCACCGGGCGCGCCTCGTGGAACGCGCCCTGGCCGGCAACCCCGGCCCGTACCAGGTCATCGCCGCCGACGGCACCCGGCCGCCGTGGCGGCCGGGCACCTTCGACCGGGTCCTGATGGACGTCCCCTGCTCCGGTCTGGGCGCGCTGCGCCGGCGCCCCGAGGCCAGGTGGCGGCGCCGCCCCGAGGACCTGGAGGGCTTGGCACCGCTCCAGCGCGCACTGCTGCGCGAGGCCCTGTCGGCGGTCCGCATCGGCGGCGTCGTGGGCTACGCGACGTGCTCCCCGCACCTGGCCGAGACCCGGGTCGTCGTGGACGACGTCATCAAGGGCCGCGGCGCGGGCGCCTCGCCGGTCTCGGTCGAACTGATCGACGCCAGGCCGTACATGGCGGGCGTCCCGGCCCTCGGCGACGGCCCGGACGTACAGCTGTGGCCGCACCTGCACGGAACGGACGCGATGTACCTGGCGCTGATCCGCCGCACGGGGTAA
- a CDS encoding group II truncated hemoglobin — protein MSTTPGTTPTIYEWMGGAEAMNRLTDAFYAHALQDEILAPVFAGMDSEHPQHVAVWLSEVFGGPAQYTAHHGGHQHMATKHLGRGITERQRRRWVDLLMDTADEVGLPTDPEFRAVFAYYIEWGTRMALIYSGPNPPPVDAAKIPVWSWGQTPPWIPKS, from the coding sequence ATGAGCACCACACCCGGTACCACCCCCACCATCTACGAGTGGATGGGCGGAGCGGAGGCGATGAACCGCCTCACCGACGCCTTCTACGCGCACGCCCTGCAGGACGAGATCCTGGCCCCGGTCTTCGCGGGCATGGACTCGGAGCACCCCCAGCACGTCGCCGTCTGGCTGTCGGAGGTCTTCGGCGGCCCGGCGCAGTACACGGCCCACCACGGCGGCCACCAGCACATGGCCACCAAGCACCTGGGCCGCGGCATCACCGAACGACAGCGCCGCCGCTGGGTGGACCTGCTGATGGACACGGCGGACGAGGTCGGTCTCCCGACGGACCCCGAATTCCGCGCGGTGTTCGCGTACTACATCGAATGGGGCACCCGCATGGCCCTGATCTACTCGGGCCCCAACCCCCCACCGGTGGACGCGGCGAAGATCCCCGTCTGGTCCTGGGGCCAAACGCCCCCGTGGATCCCGAAGAGCTAG
- a CDS encoding UBP-type zinc finger domain-containing protein yields the protein MTTDLLCTHIDQIRPVKPGTEGCEECLVLGDTWVHLRMCLSCGHVGCCDSSKNRHATKHYRTTEHPIAASHEPGETWAWCYADKLMLDAA from the coding sequence ATGACGACAGACCTGTTGTGCACACACATCGATCAGATACGTCCGGTGAAGCCGGGCACCGAGGGCTGCGAGGAGTGCCTGGTGCTCGGCGACACCTGGGTGCACCTGAGAATGTGCCTGAGCTGCGGGCACGTCGGATGCTGCGACTCCTCCAAGAACCGCCACGCCACCAAGCACTACCGCACCACCGAGCACCCCATCGCCGCCTCGCACGAACCCGGCGAGACCTGGGCCTGGTGCTACGCCGACAAGCTGATGCTGGACGCGGCATGA
- a CDS encoding FAD-dependent oxidoreductase — translation MSAAPESATAPATTAAAAERAESRKPVILAVDDDPQVLRAVRRDLRSAYGDRYRVLGASSAADALKILDSLDERGHDPALFLVDQRMPDVTGVEFLLEAVSRFPDARRVLLTAYAETDAAITAINRVRLDYYLLKPWDPPHERLFPVLDDLLSDWLATYRPAYDGIIVAGHLVSPGTHAVRDFFTRNGQPFRFLNVERDPEALTLIAAQPDAVLPLVRFPDGAVLSAPSDTELARRLGLATTASRPHYECVIVGAGPAGLAAGVYAASEGLSTLMLDSRAPGGQAGTSSLIENYLGFPSGLSGGDLTRRATIQASRFGAEILHPVEVVSLTRDDPAKILTLADGTEISAETVLLATGVSYNRLQAPGADRFEGAGLYYGAATTESSACISQHVFIVGGANSAGQAAVHFAKYAARVTILVRAESLDASMSRYLIDEIDRTPNIEVKVRTTVVRLDGEEHLEELTLHDATTGEDTRVPARFMFTFIGARPHTDWLSGMVERDEYGFVLTGSDLIANGGELPAEWSLERAPYPLETSVPGVFAAGDVRAHSVKRVASGVGEGAMAVSLIHRYRSMG, via the coding sequence ATGAGCGCGGCCCCGGAGAGCGCCACCGCCCCCGCCACGACGGCCGCGGCCGCCGAGCGCGCGGAGAGCCGCAAGCCCGTCATCCTGGCCGTGGACGACGATCCGCAGGTGCTGCGGGCCGTCCGCCGCGACCTGCGCAGCGCCTACGGCGACCGCTACCGGGTGCTCGGCGCGTCCTCGGCCGCCGACGCTCTCAAGATCCTGGACTCCCTCGACGAGCGCGGCCACGACCCGGCGCTGTTCCTCGTGGACCAGCGGATGCCCGACGTGACCGGCGTCGAGTTCCTGCTGGAGGCCGTCAGCCGCTTCCCGGACGCCCGCCGCGTGCTGCTCACGGCGTACGCGGAGACGGACGCGGCGATCACCGCCATCAACCGGGTCCGGCTGGACTACTACCTGCTCAAGCCGTGGGACCCGCCGCACGAGCGGCTCTTCCCCGTCCTGGACGACCTGCTCTCCGACTGGCTGGCCACCTACCGTCCCGCGTACGACGGCATCATCGTCGCCGGCCACCTCGTCTCCCCCGGCACCCATGCCGTCCGGGACTTCTTCACCCGCAACGGCCAACCGTTCCGCTTCCTCAACGTCGAGCGCGACCCCGAGGCCCTGACCCTGATCGCCGCCCAGCCCGACGCGGTGCTCCCTCTCGTCCGCTTCCCGGACGGGGCGGTGCTCTCCGCGCCGTCCGACACGGAGCTCGCCCGGCGCCTCGGGCTGGCCACCACCGCCTCGCGCCCGCACTACGAGTGCGTCATCGTCGGCGCGGGCCCCGCGGGCCTGGCGGCGGGCGTCTACGCGGCCTCGGAGGGCCTGTCGACCCTGATGCTGGACTCCCGCGCCCCGGGCGGCCAGGCCGGCACCTCCAGCCTGATCGAGAACTACCTCGGCTTCCCCTCGGGCCTCTCCGGCGGCGACCTGACCCGCCGCGCCACCATCCAGGCCTCCCGGTTCGGCGCCGAGATCCTGCACCCGGTGGAAGTGGTCTCGCTGACCCGGGACGACCCGGCGAAGATCCTGACCCTGGCCGACGGCACGGAGATCAGCGCCGAGACGGTGCTGCTGGCCACCGGGGTCTCGTACAACCGCCTTCAGGCCCCCGGCGCGGACCGCTTCGAGGGCGCCGGGCTCTACTACGGCGCCGCCACCACGGAGAGCTCGGCCTGCATCTCTCAGCACGTGTTCATCGTGGGCGGCGCGAACTCGGCCGGTCAGGCGGCGGTGCACTTCGCCAAGTACGCGGCCCGCGTGACCATCCTGGTCCGTGCGGAGTCCCTGGACGCGAGCATGTCCCGCTACCTGATCGACGAGATCGACCGCACCCCCAACATCGAGGTCAAGGTCCGCACGACGGTGGTCCGACTGGACGGCGAGGAGCACCTGGAAGAGCTGACCCTCCACGACGCGACGACGGGCGAGGACACACGGGTGCCGGCCCGCTTCATGTTCACCTTCATCGGCGCCCGCCCGCACACCGACTGGCTGTCCGGCATGGTCGAGCGGGACGAGTACGGCTTCGTGCTCACCGGGTCCGACCTGATCGCGAACGGCGGCGAACTCCCGGCGGAGTGGAGCCTGGAGCGCGCCCCGTACCCGCTGGAGACCAGCGTGCCCGGCGTCTTCGCGGCGGGCGACGTCCGGGCCCACTCGGTCAAGCGCGTGGCGTCGGGCGTCGGCGAGGGCGCGATGGCGGTCTCTCTCATCCACCGCTACCGGTCGATGGGCTGA
- a CDS encoding ribonuclease domain-containing protein → MIFRDVPQSLLRCVVGALFLCVALAGVTGCGGVKAAPPSAAAGVSSGADAPASPSARVSVPAWAKGMATVRADALPAQARDVLALIDKGGPYPYRQDGTVFGNFEKVLPRQKRGYYHEFTVNTPGERDRGARRIVTGEGGEFFYTDDHYDTFKAVLR, encoded by the coding sequence ATGATCTTCAGGGACGTGCCCCAGTCGTTGCTGCGGTGTGTGGTGGGGGCGCTCTTCCTTTGCGTTGCGCTGGCCGGCGTGACGGGGTGCGGCGGGGTGAAGGCCGCGCCGCCGTCCGCCGCAGCCGGAGTGAGTTCAGGGGCCGATGCCCCTGCGTCCCCCTCGGCGCGGGTCTCGGTGCCCGCCTGGGCCAAAGGCATGGCGACCGTACGGGCCGACGCGCTGCCGGCGCAGGCCCGGGACGTGCTCGCGCTGATCGACAAGGGCGGGCCGTACCCGTACCGGCAGGACGGGACCGTCTTCGGGAACTTCGAGAAGGTCCTCCCGCGGCAAAAACGTGGCTACTACCACGAGTTCACGGTGAACACCCCCGGTGAGCGCGACCGCGGAGCGCGGCGGATCGTGACCGGTGAGGGCGGGGAGTTCTTCTACACGGACGACCACTACGACACCTTCAAGGCGGTCCTGCGATGA
- a CDS encoding sugar-binding domain-containing protein, with amino-acid sequence MNSSEENAVSAMSAGRSALRMGPAELVQAAAMARRFYLEGKSKIQIAEEFGVSRFKVARVLETALERDLVRIEIRVPAELDAERSDALRARYGLRHAVVVESPADATEDAPDPENLGAVAADLLGELVNEGDVLGLAWGRSTIHMAASLHRLPQCTVVQLTGVYDAGTAERGSVEAVRRAAQVSGGDAHPIYAPMLLPDPATAAALRNQTGIARAFEYFDKVTVAAVSIGSWEPGISTVHDMLTDEERAHYASLGVAAEMSAHLFDSEGRRVGRDLGERCITVEADRLRRIPEVVAIAGGLRKASAIGAVLRSGLVTSLVTDTAVADYLLTESAPGLRPALDRADPDD; translated from the coding sequence GTGAACAGCAGTGAGGAGAACGCGGTGTCTGCAATGTCGGCGGGACGGTCAGCCCTGCGGATGGGACCCGCGGAGCTGGTGCAGGCGGCGGCCATGGCCCGCCGCTTCTACCTGGAGGGCAAGTCCAAGATCCAGATCGCCGAGGAATTCGGCGTGAGCCGCTTCAAGGTGGCCAGGGTCTTGGAGACGGCCCTTGAGCGTGACCTCGTACGGATCGAGATCCGGGTACCCGCCGAGCTCGATGCGGAGCGTTCCGACGCGCTGCGGGCCCGGTACGGGCTCCGGCACGCGGTCGTGGTCGAGTCCCCGGCCGACGCGACCGAGGACGCGCCGGACCCGGAGAACCTGGGCGCGGTCGCGGCCGACCTGCTCGGCGAGCTCGTCAACGAGGGTGACGTGCTGGGCCTGGCGTGGGGGCGGTCGACCATCCACATGGCCGCGTCCCTGCACCGGCTGCCGCAGTGCACCGTGGTACAGCTGACCGGCGTGTACGACGCCGGCACGGCCGAGCGCGGGTCCGTGGAGGCCGTACGGCGGGCCGCCCAGGTCTCGGGCGGCGACGCGCACCCGATCTACGCGCCGATGCTGCTCCCCGACCCGGCGACCGCGGCCGCGCTGCGGAACCAGACGGGGATCGCCCGGGCGTTCGAGTACTTCGACAAGGTGACCGTCGCGGCGGTCTCGATCGGCTCGTGGGAGCCCGGTATCTCGACCGTCCACGACATGCTCACGGACGAGGAGCGGGCCCACTACGCCTCGCTCGGTGTCGCGGCCGAAATGTCCGCCCACCTGTTCGATTCCGAAGGGCGTCGTGTCGGACGGGACCTCGGCGAGCGCTGCATCACCGTCGAGGCGGACCGGCTGCGCCGCATCCCCGAGGTCGTGGCCATCGCGGGCGGGCTCCGCAAGGCCTCCGCGATCGGGGCCGTGCTCCGGTCCGGGCTCGTGACCAGCCTGGTCACGGACACGGCGGTCGCGGACTACCTGCTCACCGAATCGGCCCCGGGGCTGCGGCCCGCGCTGGACCGCGCCGACCCGGACGACTGA
- a CDS encoding CarD family transcriptional regulator, giving the protein MTKSAVPRRHLPSSPFKAPVEPPLRQFSVGDRVSHDEHGLGRVVGIEEGIAVLVDFGSVQKRILSPYTKMSAL; this is encoded by the coding sequence ATGACAAAGTCCGCAGTACCTCGCCGCCATTTGCCGTCCAGCCCGTTCAAGGCCCCCGTGGAACCGCCGCTCCGGCAGTTCAGCGTCGGCGACCGGGTTTCTCACGACGAGCACGGCCTCGGCCGTGTCGTCGGTATCGAGGAGGGGATCGCCGTCCTGGTCGACTTCGGGTCGGTCCAGAAGAGAATTCTGAGTCCCTACACCAAGATGTCCGCGCTCTGA
- a CDS encoding thiamine pyrophosphate-binding protein produces the protein MNSGATPGRERLIEQFKADGLNVMFGNPGTVEQGFLDAVDAADDFHYVLALQETVAAGIADGYARATGGAALLQLHSGVGLGNGIGMLYQSLRGHTPLVVVAGDAGVRYDAMDAQMASDLVAMAKPVTKYATRVTDRHSVLRTIRRAVKIALTPPRGPVFVALPMDVLDELNSEPVLPAAVPLTDVAPSPASVGRAAELLASAERPVVLVGDGVSLSGAQRELVAVAELLGADVYEVDSSEVNIAASHPLRRGQTGHMFGPHSRELVAGADGVLIVGTYVFPEVFPELESPFRAGAKVVHIDLNAYEIAKNHPVDLGLAADPKQALRALAGVLERLLTPQRRAAAAARLDARSRERALAARSAEADQDGTPMAVFLRTLAERTGGDLIVFDEALTTSPLVTRYLPPERPGDYHLTRGGSLGVGFPGAVGAKLARPDRLVVGFAGDGGSMYTYQALWTAVRHGIDAKFVVCNNRKYRLLDDNIAQYWRERDIPQHGFPGSFDLSHPEIDFAGLARALGAGGTRVEKPDEAAAAVARMLEHPGPFLVDVQI, from the coding sequence ATGAATTCCGGAGCCACTCCCGGACGGGAAAGGCTGATCGAGCAGTTCAAGGCCGACGGCCTGAATGTGATGTTCGGAAATCCGGGGACGGTGGAACAGGGATTCCTCGACGCGGTGGACGCGGCGGACGACTTCCACTACGTCCTCGCCCTCCAGGAGACCGTGGCCGCCGGCATCGCCGACGGCTACGCCCGGGCCACCGGCGGCGCGGCCCTGCTCCAGCTCCACTCCGGGGTGGGGTTGGGCAACGGCATCGGGATGCTCTACCAGTCCCTGCGCGGCCACACCCCGCTCGTCGTGGTCGCCGGGGACGCCGGGGTCCGCTACGACGCCATGGACGCGCAGATGGCGTCCGACCTGGTGGCGATGGCCAAGCCGGTGACGAAGTACGCGACCCGGGTCACCGACCGGCACTCCGTGCTGCGCACCATTCGCCGGGCGGTCAAGATCGCCCTGACCCCGCCGCGCGGCCCGGTCTTCGTGGCGCTGCCGATGGACGTGCTGGACGAGCTGAACTCCGAGCCCGTCCTGCCCGCCGCGGTGCCGCTCACTGACGTGGCGCCCTCACCGGCTTCGGTGGGGCGGGCGGCCGAACTGCTGGCCTCCGCGGAGCGGCCCGTGGTCCTGGTCGGGGACGGTGTCTCGCTCTCCGGTGCCCAGCGCGAGCTCGTCGCCGTCGCCGAGCTGCTGGGCGCCGACGTGTACGAGGTGGACTCCTCCGAGGTGAACATCGCTGCCTCGCACCCGCTGCGCCGCGGCCAGACGGGCCACATGTTCGGCCCGCACAGCAGGGAACTCGTCGCCGGAGCGGACGGGGTGCTGATCGTCGGCACCTATGTCTTCCCGGAGGTGTTCCCCGAGCTGGAGAGCCCGTTCCGGGCCGGCGCCAAGGTCGTCCACATCGACCTGAACGCGTACGAGATCGCCAAGAACCACCCGGTGGACCTGGGCCTGGCGGCCGACCCCAAGCAGGCGCTGCGCGCGCTGGCCGGCGTACTCGAACGCCTGCTGACCCCGCAGCGGCGGGCGGCCGCGGCCGCCCGGCTCGACGCCCGCAGCCGGGAGCGGGCGCTGGCCGCCCGGTCGGCGGAGGCCGATCAGGACGGCACGCCGATGGCCGTCTTCCTGCGGACGCTGGCCGAGCGGACCGGCGGGGACCTGATCGTCTTCGACGAGGCGCTGACCACCTCCCCGCTGGTCACCCGGTACCTGCCGCCCGAGCGGCCGGGCGACTACCACCTCACCCGGGGCGGTTCGCTCGGCGTGGGCTTCCCGGGGGCGGTGGGGGCCAAGCTGGCCCGTCCGGACCGCCTCGTCGTCGGCTTCGCGGGCGACGGCGGGTCGATGTACACGTACCAGGCGCTGTGGACCGCGGTCCGGCACGGCATCGACGCCAAGTTCGTGGTCTGCAACAACCGCAAGTACCGGCTGCTGGACGACAACATCGCCCAGTACTGGCGGGAGCGGGACATCCCGCAGCACGGCTTTCCGGGTTCCTTCGACCTCTCCCACCCCGAGATCGACTTCGCCGGGTTGGCGCGGGCGCTGGGCGCCGGGGGGACGCGGGTGGAGAAGCCGGACGAGGCGGCCGCCGCGGTGGCCCGGATGCTGGAGCACCCCGGACCGTTCCTCGTCGACGTACAGATCTGA